From Corynebacterium sp. BD556, the proteins below share one genomic window:
- a CDS encoding AMP-dependent synthetase/ligase gives MPSANATTEATYELAPNETCISRLVDLCTQHPHYVLFSRPQNYYWVNVSADEFLEEVYALARGLIANGVEKGDRVALLSNTRYEWQLADFAIWAAGAVTVPIYPSSSPHQIQWILEDSGAQLAIVENTDNVKTLSNLLVGADGTPRLSGSSSKLRQIYEINSGGLTKLRSEGKNTGQELVDARLASITREDLASIVYTSGTTGRPKGVELTHGNWIHQARGLGTNPIGAVAQPGKRVVTFLPLAHVLQRAVAVSLTIHGATQAHWSDTSSIAVELQRVQPNMVLGVPRVFEKVRNAAYNKAADGSGVGKRVFLEAEKAAIAYSKALDTAQGPSRAQKAAHKVFDRLVYRKVKEAIGGDVEYGITGGSAMSPALGHFFRGMGIPIYEGYGLTETTAAACVNNVVDHKIGTVGRPVAGYEARINDEGEIEFRGPGVFRAYWGNEEATAEAKSDGWFNTGDLGEIDEEGFVRITGRKKDLIVTAGGKNVSPGPLEEIICQDPLISNALVVGDGKPFVGLLVTLDSDELRRWKSQNNIPESTALRELVHNPRLQAEVQDAVNMANATVSHAEAIKKFRILDRDLREKDDEMTPTLKVKRNVVFQRFAKEINALYQR, from the coding sequence ATGCCATCTGCTAACGCTACTACTGAGGCCACTTATGAGTTGGCCCCGAACGAGACCTGCATCAGCCGGCTCGTCGATCTGTGCACACAGCACCCGCACTACGTGCTGTTTTCCCGCCCACAGAATTATTACTGGGTCAACGTCAGCGCCGACGAGTTCCTTGAGGAGGTCTACGCGCTGGCCCGCGGCCTGATCGCTAACGGGGTGGAGAAGGGCGATCGTGTGGCTCTTTTGTCCAACACCCGCTACGAGTGGCAGCTCGCCGACTTCGCCATTTGGGCCGCAGGCGCTGTCACCGTGCCGATTTACCCGTCGAGCTCCCCGCACCAGATCCAGTGGATCCTGGAAGATTCGGGGGCGCAACTGGCCATCGTGGAAAACACCGACAATGTCAAAACCTTGTCCAACCTTCTCGTCGGTGCTGACGGCACCCCCCGCTTGAGCGGGTCCTCATCGAAGCTGCGCCAGATCTACGAGATCAATTCTGGCGGCCTGACTAAGCTTCGCTCCGAGGGTAAAAACACAGGACAGGAGCTTGTCGACGCCCGACTGGCTTCCATCACCCGCGAAGATTTGGCCTCTATCGTCTACACATCCGGAACGACGGGCCGCCCGAAGGGCGTAGAGCTGACCCACGGCAACTGGATCCACCAGGCCCGCGGGCTGGGCACCAACCCGATTGGTGCGGTGGCGCAGCCGGGCAAGCGCGTGGTGACCTTTTTGCCGCTGGCGCACGTGCTGCAGCGGGCGGTGGCTGTGTCGTTGACCATTCACGGCGCCACCCAGGCCCACTGGTCTGATACGTCCTCCATTGCTGTTGAGCTGCAGCGAGTCCAGCCGAACATGGTTCTGGGCGTGCCGCGCGTGTTTGAGAAGGTGCGCAACGCCGCCTACAACAAAGCGGCCGACGGCTCCGGTGTGGGCAAGCGTGTTTTCTTGGAGGCGGAGAAGGCCGCGATTGCCTACTCCAAGGCCTTAGATACCGCGCAGGGGCCCTCGCGCGCCCAGAAAGCCGCCCACAAAGTTTTCGACCGCTTGGTGTACCGCAAGGTCAAGGAAGCCATCGGTGGAGACGTTGAGTACGGCATCACGGGCGGATCGGCTATGAGCCCGGCGCTGGGCCACTTCTTCCGCGGCATGGGCATCCCCATCTACGAAGGCTACGGTTTGACGGAGACGACCGCTGCCGCCTGCGTGAACAACGTCGTCGACCATAAGATCGGCACCGTGGGTCGGCCCGTGGCCGGCTACGAGGCGCGCATTAACGACGAAGGTGAGATCGAGTTCCGCGGACCAGGAGTGTTTCGCGCCTACTGGGGCAACGAGGAGGCCACTGCGGAGGCGAAAAGCGACGGCTGGTTCAACACCGGTGACTTAGGTGAGATCGACGAGGAAGGCTTCGTGCGCATCACTGGCCGCAAGAAGGACTTGATTGTCACCGCGGGTGGTAAGAACGTTTCTCCGGGTCCTTTGGAGGAGATCATCTGCCAGGACCCGCTGATCTCCAACGCGCTTGTCGTCGGCGACGGCAAACCCTTCGTCGGCTTGCTGGTCACGTTGGATTCCGATGAGCTCAGGCGCTGGAAGTCTCAAAACAACATCCCGGAGTCCACTGCGTTGCGTGAGCTGGTGCACAATCCTCGCCTGCAGGCGGAGGTGCAAGACGCGGTGAACATGGCCAACGCGACGGTCAGCCACGCGGAGGCGATTAAGAAGTTCCGCATCTTGGACAGGGATCTGCGCGAAAAAGACGATGAGATGACCCCCACGCTCAAGGTGAAACGCAATGTCGTTTTCCAGCGCTTCGCCAAGGAGATCAACGCCCTTTACCAGCGCTAG
- the malQ gene encoding 4-alpha-glucanotransferase — protein sequence MTNADLIHALATTHGFGLHYQASNGLVTQPPQKTFITLLQALGLPLSSKPTDEEIETLLQQHREDTATAALPPCVVATAGEEKHFNVHVHDGHPAHVWIRLEDGTSRDAHQDENWTPPLNVNGTTWGEATFHIPGDLPTGWHTLHLESDNLTASCTLIVVPKRLTTNDEYIHNPAYGVMAQLYSVRSQHSWGIGDFHDLALLAETVAAEGADYLLINPVHAAQPIPPVEDSPYLPASRRFVNPLYIAVEQVPEFASLDEATRQEALILAAPLKDTNRSAAPIERNPIYEAKLAVLRELYYLAEADHTRTAHFEAFLNDEGKGLQEFGTWCAETALLGREPDSTARHIDSKQEHADLARFYMWLQFIADEQRRIAHERARAAGMRIGIVTDLAVGVHPGGADAHNLAESLVAQASVGAPPDQFTQQGQDWSQPPWNPQALANAGYAPWRDLLRTVLRHSGGIRVDHILGMFRLFWIPRMGHPAEGAYMNYDHEAMLGVLALEAQRAGAIVVGEDMGTFEPWVQDVLRDKGLLGTSVVWFESTPASGAPLPQNQYRHLALSSVGTHDLPPTAGYLQGAHNELRAKLGLVTESVDTLNAADAAWHAAVLNEARATGSFAHTSFAETDFIHLMVREAGEPVEFSAEQLAELIVGLNRFIAGTPSALTCINLVDMVGDTRIQNQPGTNSTQYKNWCIPLADATATAVTIEDLSDMELFRRVARAAQRG from the coding sequence GTGACTAACGCGGATCTCATACACGCCCTGGCCACCACCCACGGATTCGGCCTGCACTACCAAGCCTCCAACGGGCTGGTCACTCAACCCCCACAAAAAACCTTCATCACCCTGCTGCAAGCACTAGGACTGCCCCTCAGCTCCAAGCCCACCGATGAAGAAATCGAAACCCTCCTCCAACAACACCGCGAAGACACGGCCACCGCCGCCCTGCCACCATGCGTAGTAGCCACCGCCGGCGAAGAAAAACACTTCAACGTCCACGTCCACGACGGCCACCCAGCACACGTCTGGATCAGACTCGAAGACGGCACCTCCCGCGACGCCCACCAAGACGAAAACTGGACACCACCACTTAACGTCAACGGCACCACATGGGGCGAAGCCACCTTCCACATACCCGGCGACCTGCCCACCGGCTGGCACACCCTGCACCTAGAGTCCGACAACCTCACAGCCTCTTGCACACTGATCGTGGTGCCCAAACGCCTCACTACCAACGACGAATACATCCACAACCCCGCCTACGGTGTCATGGCGCAACTTTACTCAGTGCGCTCACAACACTCCTGGGGCATCGGCGACTTCCACGACCTAGCGCTTCTCGCCGAAACCGTCGCCGCCGAAGGCGCCGACTACCTGCTGATCAACCCGGTCCACGCCGCCCAACCCATCCCACCCGTGGAGGACTCGCCCTACCTTCCCGCCTCGCGCCGCTTCGTCAACCCCCTCTACATCGCTGTCGAGCAAGTGCCCGAGTTCGCCTCCTTAGATGAAGCCACCCGCCAAGAAGCCCTCATACTTGCCGCCCCCTTAAAAGACACAAACCGCAGCGCCGCCCCCATCGAACGCAACCCAATTTATGAAGCAAAACTGGCCGTTTTGCGCGAACTGTACTACCTCGCCGAAGCCGACCACACCCGCACCGCCCACTTTGAAGCCTTCCTCAACGACGAAGGCAAAGGACTCCAAGAGTTCGGTACCTGGTGCGCCGAAACAGCTCTACTTGGACGTGAACCGGATTCAACCGCGCGCCATATCGACTCCAAGCAGGAACACGCCGATCTGGCCCGCTTCTACATGTGGCTACAGTTCATCGCCGATGAGCAGCGCCGCATCGCCCACGAAAGGGCCCGTGCCGCCGGCATGCGCATCGGCATAGTCACCGACCTGGCCGTCGGTGTCCACCCGGGCGGCGCCGATGCCCACAACCTGGCCGAATCGCTCGTCGCGCAGGCCTCAGTGGGAGCCCCGCCGGACCAGTTCACACAGCAGGGCCAAGACTGGTCACAGCCGCCGTGGAACCCCCAAGCCCTAGCCAACGCAGGCTACGCCCCCTGGCGCGACCTGCTGCGCACCGTGTTGCGCCACTCGGGAGGAATCCGCGTCGACCACATTTTGGGCATGTTCCGCCTGTTTTGGATCCCGCGGATGGGACACCCCGCCGAAGGCGCCTACATGAACTACGACCACGAAGCGATGCTCGGCGTGCTCGCGCTGGAAGCGCAGCGCGCTGGCGCAATCGTGGTTGGAGAAGACATGGGCACCTTCGAACCGTGGGTCCAAGACGTCCTGCGTGACAAAGGCCTGCTGGGCACCAGTGTGGTGTGGTTCGAGTCCACCCCGGCCAGCGGGGCGCCGCTGCCCCAAAACCAGTACCGCCACTTGGCGCTATCTTCGGTGGGCACCCACGATCTGCCTCCCACCGCCGGCTACCTGCAAGGCGCACACAACGAACTACGGGCAAAACTTGGCCTGGTCACTGAAAGCGTCGACACGCTTAACGCCGCCGACGCTGCCTGGCACGCGGCCGTGCTCAACGAGGCCCGCGCCACCGGATCATTCGCCCACACCAGCTTCGCCGAGACGGACTTTATCCACCTGATGGTGCGCGAAGCTGGTGAGCCCGTCGAGTTTTCCGCTGAGCAGCTTGCGGAGCTCATCGTCGGCCTCAACCGCTTCATCGCGGGCACGCCCTCGGCATTGACGTGTATAAACTTGGTGGACATGGTGGGCGATACCCGCATCCAGAACCAGCCGGGCACGAACTCTACCCAATACAAAAATTGGTGCATCCCGCTTGCCGACGCCACCGCAACCGCCGTGACCATCGAGGACCTTTCCGACATGGAGCTTTTCCGGCGTGTTGCCCGCGCCGCTCAGCGCGGCTAG
- a CDS encoding M3 family metallopeptidase has translation MIKNPLLEPSSLPYNLPDFKAIRLEHVEPAFEQALERHAAEIAEILSHDEPTWENTVEALERSGADLDRVAAWFFNLHSTDSTPQFDEVADRIVPKLSAHTDSIYQNVELYRRLQGLEVPDDAESRRLHELLLRRFSRRGADLDAAGKSRLLEINQRLSELSERFGRNLLADTRELAVRLTREELEGLSEAQMQAYASEDGYVVPLELPTTQSLQAELDDPQARRKLFEASRCRGRISNPELIRETVRLRLERAKLLGFDTHADYVIAEETAGSAEAARRLITELAPAAAANAAAELKLAGELAGEEVDGADWPYWQAKRRKEELGVDEAQLRKFFPLEQVLRDGVFYAAHLLYGITVDKREDLAGYRDDVTVWEVKEDDGTGIGLLLTDYNARPSKRGGAWMSSFVDQARLTGTKPVVVNVMSITSELLTIDEVTTVFHEFGHALHGLLSDVRYPSLSGTNVPRDWVEFPSQINENYAFAPQIVRNYARHVDTGALIPEELVEAVRASRRFGQGFTTAEYLAACAIDLAWHCLDGEIPTDIDAFERAVLEEYGLAIDELEPRYRSTWFNHIFAGGYSAGYYSYLWAEALDADGYQMVEQEGINRLTGERFREAILSTGASRDYAEAYRAFRGREKDTRPLLQRRGLAGV, from the coding sequence ATGATAAAAAATCCGCTTCTCGAGCCCTCATCGTTGCCGTACAACCTGCCCGATTTCAAAGCGATCCGCCTCGAACACGTGGAACCCGCTTTCGAGCAAGCACTTGAGCGCCACGCCGCTGAGATCGCGGAGATCCTCTCTCACGACGAGCCGACCTGGGAAAACACCGTGGAGGCGCTGGAGCGCTCCGGTGCTGACCTTGACCGTGTTGCCGCTTGGTTTTTTAACTTGCACAGCACCGACTCGACCCCACAGTTTGACGAGGTGGCCGACCGCATCGTGCCGAAGTTGTCGGCGCACACCGACTCGATTTATCAAAATGTTGAGCTTTACCGGCGGCTGCAAGGCCTTGAGGTGCCCGACGACGCTGAATCGCGTCGCCTCCATGAGCTTTTGCTGCGCCGCTTCTCGCGTCGCGGCGCTGACCTCGACGCGGCGGGAAAGTCCCGCCTGCTGGAAATCAACCAGCGCTTGTCTGAACTTTCCGAGCGCTTTGGCCGCAACCTGCTCGCCGATACCCGCGAGTTGGCCGTGCGCCTTACCCGCGAGGAGTTAGAAGGTCTCAGCGAGGCCCAGATGCAGGCCTACGCGAGTGAGGATGGTTACGTAGTTCCGCTGGAGTTGCCCACCACGCAGTCCCTGCAGGCCGAGTTGGACGATCCGCAGGCGCGCCGCAAACTTTTTGAAGCTTCCCGCTGCCGTGGCCGCATTTCCAACCCGGAGCTGATTAGGGAGACGGTGCGTTTGCGTCTTGAGCGTGCCAAGTTGCTGGGTTTTGATACCCACGCCGATTACGTCATCGCTGAGGAGACCGCTGGTAGTGCGGAGGCGGCCCGCCGCCTCATCACGGAGCTTGCCCCGGCTGCGGCAGCTAATGCTGCGGCCGAGCTGAAGTTGGCTGGCGAGTTGGCCGGCGAGGAGGTTGACGGCGCCGATTGGCCTTATTGGCAGGCGAAGCGCCGCAAGGAGGAGCTCGGTGTGGATGAGGCGCAGTTGCGTAAGTTCTTCCCCTTGGAGCAGGTGTTGCGGGACGGTGTTTTTTATGCCGCTCATCTGCTGTACGGAATCACGGTGGACAAGCGTGAGGATCTCGCCGGGTACCGCGATGATGTCACCGTGTGGGAGGTGAAGGAAGATGACGGCACCGGTATCGGTTTGCTGTTGACTGATTACAATGCCCGTCCATCTAAGCGTGGTGGCGCGTGGATGAGCTCTTTTGTGGATCAGGCCCGCTTGACTGGCACCAAGCCGGTGGTGGTCAACGTCATGTCGATCACCTCCGAGCTGTTGACTATCGACGAGGTCACTACCGTTTTTCATGAGTTCGGCCACGCTTTGCACGGTTTGCTTTCCGACGTGCGCTATCCCTCCTTGTCTGGCACCAACGTTCCGCGTGACTGGGTGGAGTTTCCTTCCCAGATCAATGAGAATTACGCCTTTGCTCCGCAGATTGTGCGCAACTATGCGCGCCACGTGGATACGGGCGCGCTCATCCCTGAGGAGCTTGTGGAGGCGGTGCGTGCTTCGCGCCGATTCGGGCAGGGCTTTACTACGGCGGAGTACCTCGCCGCTTGCGCCATTGACTTGGCCTGGCACTGCCTCGATGGGGAGATTCCCACTGACATTGACGCCTTTGAGCGTGCGGTGTTGGAGGAATACGGCTTGGCCATTGATGAGCTTGAGCCGCGCTACCGCTCCACTTGGTTCAATCACATCTTCGCTGGCGGCTACTCGGCGGGCTACTACTCCTATCTGTGGGCCGAGGCTTTAGATGCCGATGGCTACCAGATGGTTGAGCAGGAGGGAATTAACCGCTTGACAGGGGAGAGGTTCCGTGAAGCTATTTTGAGCACCGGTGCATCGCGTGACTATGCGGAGGCTTATCGTGCTTTCCGGGGCCGCGAGAAGGACACCCGCCCGCTTCTGCAGCGCCGTGGTCTGGCGGGGGTGTAG
- a CDS encoding carboxylesterase family protein gives MSQLDSVEVTCPAGTVQGTAHGHMRRFESIPYSRISAPFNDAVAAEDGALIDATRPRPESIALSVTTPANAQAGSDCPVLVFIHGGRFETGTHADPRTAAEDFAAAGIVQVRIGYRLKLAGLARFSDDAASHYRAAHDCQLALEWIQRNIEFFGGDPTNVTLVGQSAGASLVLWLARRDHFRGGFRRAIAISPAFPRMTFAQRKAILRGALGKPVTRAVLNNAAESRVERAYRRLRQFYFTDIALGPAPFEAAELAEVPLIISSTREEMYDSARRLDSLGLGAVPFFLLGPRMGLPFSRLSSYFAAVREFAPRQVWGQLISDSLIRRWVDQVAEGAPGPVWQVEFASPQAPITHCDDLEEMFSAGSHIYSWVVGFCRGNDPDWPEYGPQRQVLRTALDGSGRDIVRDPLGYVRSAFPPPRYSSLRRRGSANSSTSHGE, from the coding sequence ATGAGCCAGCTCGATTCTGTGGAGGTCACCTGTCCCGCGGGAACCGTCCAAGGCACCGCCCACGGCCACATGCGCCGCTTCGAGTCGATTCCTTATTCGCGCATATCTGCCCCCTTCAACGACGCGGTTGCAGCCGAAGACGGCGCGCTGATCGACGCCACCCGCCCCCGCCCCGAAAGCATCGCCCTGTCCGTCACCACCCCAGCTAATGCCCAGGCGGGCAGCGACTGCCCCGTTTTGGTGTTCATCCACGGCGGGCGGTTTGAAACCGGCACTCACGCCGACCCGCGCACCGCCGCCGAGGACTTCGCCGCTGCAGGAATCGTCCAGGTGCGTATCGGCTACCGCCTCAAACTCGCGGGCTTAGCTCGCTTCTCCGACGACGCCGCCTCGCATTACCGCGCCGCCCACGACTGCCAACTGGCCTTGGAGTGGATCCAGCGAAACATCGAGTTTTTCGGTGGCGACCCCACCAACGTCACCCTGGTGGGCCAGTCCGCTGGCGCTTCTTTGGTGCTCTGGCTTGCCCGGCGCGATCATTTCCGGGGCGGGTTCCGCCGCGCAATCGCTATCTCGCCTGCCTTTCCCCGCATGACTTTCGCGCAGCGCAAGGCCATCCTCCGCGGCGCCTTAGGCAAGCCGGTGACCCGCGCTGTGCTCAACAATGCCGCCGAGTCGCGCGTGGAGCGAGCCTACCGGCGCCTGCGCCAATTCTATTTCACAGACATCGCGCTCGGCCCCGCCCCCTTTGAGGCGGCCGAACTTGCCGAAGTCCCCCTGATCATCTCCTCTACACGCGAGGAAATGTACGACTCCGCCCGACGCCTTGATTCTCTCGGCTTGGGCGCTGTGCCCTTCTTTCTTCTGGGCCCGCGCATGGGACTTCCCTTTTCCCGCCTGTCCTCTTATTTTGCCGCTGTGCGCGAATTTGCCCCACGGCAGGTGTGGGGGCAACTAATCAGCGACAGCCTGATCCGCCGCTGGGTCGACCAGGTTGCCGAGGGCGCGCCGGGGCCGGTGTGGCAGGTGGAGTTCGCTTCCCCGCAAGCTCCCATTACCCACTGCGACGACTTGGAGGAGATGTTTAGCGCCGGTTCTCACATTTACTCCTGGGTGGTGGGTTTTTGCCGCGGTAATGATCCCGATTGGCCGGAGTACGGCCCGCAGCGGCAGGTGCTGCGCACAGCGCTCGACGGTTCGGGACGAGACATCGTGCGTGACCCGCTGGGCTATGTGCGGTCGGCGTTTCCCCCGCCGCGCTACAGCTCGTTGCGCAGGCGTGGATCGGCCAATTCTTCCACCAGCCACGGCGAGTAA
- the idi gene encoding isopentenyl-diphosphate Delta-isomerase — translation MREQVVLLNDAAEPIGAAFKDEVHTATTPLHLAFSCWLLSADGQLLITRRALSKKTWPGVWTNSFCGHPAPGEKIEAAIRRRSIEEIGVDPKLIEKLRCVLPDFQYRAVDSSGVVENEVCPVYVAHLKVNADEPGLLNPRPEEIDSYAWSAPAKLVAAADATPFAYSPWLVEELADPRLRNEL, via the coding sequence GTGCGAGAACAAGTAGTTCTGCTCAACGACGCCGCCGAACCTATCGGGGCGGCCTTCAAAGACGAAGTCCACACCGCCACAACGCCGCTGCACCTGGCGTTTTCTTGCTGGCTGCTGAGTGCGGACGGTCAGCTTTTGATCACCCGCCGGGCGCTGAGCAAAAAGACCTGGCCGGGAGTGTGGACGAACTCATTTTGCGGCCACCCCGCACCCGGCGAAAAAATCGAGGCGGCGATTCGCCGCCGAAGCATTGAGGAAATCGGCGTGGACCCCAAGCTCATCGAAAAGCTGCGCTGCGTCCTCCCAGATTTTCAATACCGGGCGGTGGACTCCAGCGGAGTCGTGGAAAACGAGGTCTGCCCCGTCTACGTGGCACACCTGAAAGTTAACGCCGATGAGCCGGGCCTGCTCAACCCCCGACCTGAGGAGATCGACTCCTACGCGTGGAGCGCTCCCGCCAAGTTGGTCGCCGCGGCCGATGCGACTCCCTTCGCTTACTCGCCGTGGCTGGTGGAAGAATTGGCCGATCCACGCCTGCGCAACGAGCTGTAG
- a CDS encoding ABC transporter ATP-binding protein — MHSLIRVVRSTSALWPFYLAIVLISSVVAALGLAAPFIIKEATDTIVATLEGGTPAPTGTIVWLAVVLFAAEACAAVLRNVAGYCGDVMVARMRQIMSTRYFATLLSLPQRYFDSQVTGTIIARLDRSIANVTMFAQSFANTFLPMLLQVAAILAITAWYYWPLTVLLALLFPLYTWLTALTSKRWLGYEQEKNANVDEGNGRFAEVVGQVKVTKSYVAEVRELQKFAHHYGETVRITKPQSRWWHSMDTLRGVAMTLIFLGIYVILFLRTLSGDFSIGEMVMLLQMVTMARQPVSMMSWIVDAAQRAIAGSRDYFEVMDEPAEPTANAQIVAATSAADAPLLSPVNHPPLPVREPVIAFADVTFSYKPGEPVIRNMSFTAREGERIALVGESGGGKSTVVNLLLGLYPAQSGTLTVCGRDLKDLSVEQLRASTGVVFQEAALFSGTIFENIAYGKPDATREDVVEVAKRANAHEFIMKFSAGYDTIIGERGLRLSGGQRQRVAVARAMLKDAPILILDEATSALDTKAERLVQEGLDELMKNRTTIMIAHRLSTIAGVDTIITLRDGRIDEIGSPAVLATSGGIYTELLALTASSSSADRERLKAFGFHPSEEDE; from the coding sequence ATGCATTCCCTCATTCGCGTTGTTCGCAGCACCTCCGCGTTGTGGCCTTTCTACCTCGCCATTGTGCTTATCTCCTCGGTGGTCGCAGCACTTGGCCTTGCCGCCCCCTTCATCATCAAGGAGGCGACCGACACAATCGTGGCAACCTTGGAGGGTGGCACTCCCGCGCCCACCGGGACCATTGTGTGGCTGGCCGTGGTCCTGTTCGCCGCCGAAGCTTGTGCTGCTGTGCTGCGCAACGTGGCCGGTTACTGCGGCGACGTCATGGTCGCCCGTATGCGCCAGATCATGTCAACGCGCTACTTCGCCACATTGCTGTCGCTGCCGCAGCGCTACTTCGACAGCCAGGTCACCGGCACCATCATTGCGCGGTTGGATCGCTCGATTGCCAACGTGACTATGTTCGCCCAGTCTTTTGCCAACACTTTCTTGCCGATGTTGCTGCAGGTGGCGGCGATTTTGGCTATCACCGCCTGGTACTACTGGCCCCTGACTGTGCTGCTTGCCTTGCTGTTTCCGCTGTACACGTGGCTGACGGCGTTGACGTCGAAGCGTTGGCTTGGCTATGAGCAGGAGAAAAACGCCAACGTCGACGAAGGCAATGGGCGTTTTGCCGAGGTTGTCGGCCAGGTCAAGGTGACCAAGTCCTACGTGGCTGAGGTTCGTGAGCTGCAGAAGTTTGCCCATCATTATGGGGAAACGGTGCGCATTACTAAACCGCAGTCGCGGTGGTGGCACTCCATGGATACTTTGCGTGGGGTGGCCATGACCTTGATCTTTTTGGGCATCTACGTGATTTTGTTTCTGCGCACGCTTAGCGGCGACTTCAGCATCGGCGAGATGGTTATGCTTTTGCAGATGGTCACCATGGCCCGCCAACCCGTGTCGATGATGAGTTGGATTGTTGACGCTGCCCAGCGCGCCATCGCTGGCTCCCGGGACTATTTCGAGGTCATGGACGAGCCTGCTGAACCCACCGCGAACGCCCAAATTGTCGCGGCCACTTCGGCTGCCGACGCCCCCTTGCTTTCCCCCGTCAACCACCCACCGCTGCCCGTGCGCGAGCCCGTCATCGCGTTTGCTGATGTCACGTTTTCTTACAAGCCCGGCGAGCCGGTCATTCGCAATATGAGTTTTACTGCCCGCGAAGGCGAAAGGATCGCTTTGGTCGGCGAGTCCGGCGGCGGAAAGTCCACCGTGGTCAACCTGCTTTTGGGCCTCTATCCCGCCCAATCCGGCACGCTCACCGTCTGCGGCCGTGACCTCAAGGACTTAAGCGTGGAGCAACTGCGGGCCTCCACCGGCGTGGTTTTCCAGGAGGCGGCGTTGTTTTCCGGAACGATTTTTGAAAACATCGCCTACGGCAAACCGGACGCCACGCGCGAAGATGTCGTCGAAGTAGCAAAACGCGCCAACGCCCACGAGTTCATTATGAAATTCTCCGCAGGCTACGACACCATTATCGGCGAGCGCGGACTGCGTTTGTCCGGCGGGCAGCGCCAACGTGTCGCTGTTGCCCGCGCCATGCTCAAAGATGCCCCCATCCTCATCCTCGACGAGGCCACCTCGGCCCTGGACACCAAGGCGGAACGCTTGGTCCAGGAAGGTCTTGATGAGCTGATGAAAAATCGCACCACCATCATGATCGCGCATCGCCTCTCGACGATCGCTGGCGTTGACACCATCATCACCCTGCGCGACGGCCGCATCGACGAGATCGGCTCCCCAGCCGTCCTCGCCACTTCCGGCGGCATCTACACCGAATTGTTGGCCTTGACCGCCTCCTCTAGCTCCGCCGACCGCGAACGCCTCAAAGCCTTCGGATTTCACCCCAGTGAGGAAGATGAGTAA